A section of the Paenibacillus odorifer genome encodes:
- the clpP gene encoding ATP-dependent Clp endopeptidase proteolytic subunit ClpP codes for MAYVPYVVEQTNQGERSYDIYSRLLKDRIVFVGAEIEDQLANSIVAQLLFLSAEDPDKDIHMYINCPGGSITAGFSIYDTMQLIKPPVNTICTGMAASFGSLLLLAGAKGKRYALPNSEIMIHQPHGGAQGQASDIAISAKRILKAREVLVQITADRTGQTVEKVLQDMDRDYFMSADEAVEYGIIDKVITNL; via the coding sequence ATGGCGTACGTTCCTTATGTAGTCGAACAAACGAATCAAGGTGAAAGATCTTACGATATTTATTCGCGGCTGTTGAAGGACCGGATAGTGTTCGTAGGTGCGGAAATTGAGGATCAGCTGGCTAACAGTATTGTTGCCCAGTTATTGTTTTTATCAGCAGAAGATCCGGATAAAGATATACACATGTATATCAATTGTCCAGGTGGCTCTATCACCGCAGGCTTCAGTATTTATGACACGATGCAGCTTATTAAGCCTCCGGTGAATACCATTTGTACAGGAATGGCGGCTTCTTTTGGTTCTTTGTTGTTATTGGCTGGGGCCAAAGGGAAACGTTATGCCTTGCCGAATAGCGAGATTATGATTCATCAGCCGCATGGTGGGGCGCAGGGGCAAGCTAGTGACATTGCGATCAGTGCCAAACGTATTTTGAAGGCAAGGGAAGTGCTTGTGCAAATTACAGCGGACCGAACTGGGCAGACGGTAGAGAAGGTACTGCAAGATATGGATCGAGATTATTTCATGTCAGCCGATGAGGCGGTTGAATACGGAATTATCGATAAGGTCATCACAAATCTCTAA
- a CDS encoding sigma factor-like helix-turn-helix DNA-binding protein, producing MKTSNSTSANNGNSPMNEVKQNKETIENDKANGANGANEKLKTNQTNQMNYTFSKAATSAKAVTPSKTAPSTRSAKSAMHSTIPTNSTHHTSSTNHPNPEALLFRIARNTWIDILRRKATLSRVLELDQSPTEASAEYGSFEIEAAFQALQEHLSPLQQAVFLLRDVLGHSAMEAAEILDTTEGAIKAALHRARQALPLVRQELLQADGPSLPQDTAMQIVLSRLTAAYEHGEIAELIELVFADESQEPVMAVSSQSLQGFQTFQAGGFSSNSWNYTKPGMCMVA from the coding sequence ATGAAGACTTCGAACTCAACGAGCGCAAATAATGGGAACAGTCCAATGAATGAAGTTAAACAAAATAAAGAAACCATTGAAAATGATAAGGCTAATGGAGCAAATGGAGCCAATGAAAAACTTAAAACTAATCAAACTAATCAAATGAACTATACGTTTTCTAAGGCTGCAACGTCTGCTAAGGCTGTAACGCCATCTAAGACTGCACCATCTACAAGATCTGCAAAATCTGCAATGCATTCTACGATTCCTACAAATTCTACTCATCATACAAGTTCTACAAATCACCCAAATCCTGAGGCATTGCTTTTTCGGATTGCCCGAAACACATGGATTGATATCTTGCGGCGAAAAGCCACCTTGTCACGAGTGTTGGAGCTGGATCAGTCCCCCACTGAGGCCTCTGCGGAGTATGGTTCATTTGAGATTGAAGCTGCTTTTCAAGCACTACAGGAGCATTTATCTCCGCTGCAGCAGGCGGTGTTCCTGCTTCGAGATGTGTTGGGACACTCTGCAATGGAAGCTGCCGAGATTCTCGATACCACAGAAGGGGCAATAAAAGCCGCTCTGCACCGAGCCCGGCAAGCCCTTCCTCTCGTAAGACAAGAGCTGCTTCAGGCCGATGGTCCTTCCTTACCACAGGACACAGCCATGCAGATTGTCTTGAGCCGCCTTACAGCCGCGTATGAACATGGGGAAATTGCCGAGCTGATCGAGCTTGTATTTGCGGACGAAAGTCAGGAACCTGTAATGGCGGTATCGAGCCAAAGCTTGCAAGGCTTCCAGACCTTCCAAGCTGGTGGATTCAGTTCAAACAGCTGGAATTATACCAAGCCAGGAATGTGTATGGTGGCGTAG
- a CDS encoding LacI family DNA-binding transcriptional regulator: protein MVIFLKVKIKDIAQMANVSISTVSRVINNSKPVNEDVRKRVLEAIKQTNYRPNVIGLETDKANTQLIGVIIPQNSNTVLDDFNVGIRDLADLYGYDIMVGLTDGSAESEQHYLKMFQRIGTEGNIFVGSIPNHEHLEIIRSSNTPCVLVGQQSQVDMIPSVHLDNITASYEAVTYLIQKGHRKIAMIRGSGDNAVGGDRYKGYLQALMDAGITLRKEWVVESAMAVEDGSDAMRRIMDSGELPTAVFCSTDWMAVGAMNHLTDNGLRVPADVAVFGFDNSFIASIVRPKLSSVEYSGTEIGMTATRTLIKLIKGETVVPHHANVAHYLAIRESTG, encoded by the coding sequence ATGGTGATCTTCTTGAAGGTAAAGATAAAAGATATAGCCCAAATGGCGAACGTTTCGATTTCTACGGTGTCCAGGGTAATCAATAACAGCAAACCAGTAAACGAAGATGTCCGTAAACGAGTATTGGAAGCTATTAAACAAACCAACTACCGTCCGAATGTCATCGGCCTTGAAACGGACAAAGCTAATACACAGCTGATCGGTGTGATCATTCCGCAGAATAGCAACACTGTACTGGATGACTTCAATGTTGGTATTCGCGATCTTGCGGATTTGTATGGATACGACATTATGGTCGGATTAACGGACGGCAGTGCAGAAAGTGAACAACACTATTTGAAGATGTTCCAGCGTATTGGGACGGAAGGAAATATATTTGTGGGTTCAATTCCAAACCATGAACATCTGGAGATCATCCGCAGCTCAAATACACCTTGCGTGCTTGTCGGGCAACAATCGCAGGTGGATATGATTCCTTCCGTTCATCTGGACAATATAACTGCCTCCTATGAAGCTGTTACTTATCTGATTCAAAAAGGTCATCGCAAAATCGCTATGATTCGCGGCTCGGGAGATAATGCGGTGGGTGGGGATCGGTATAAAGGCTATCTACAAGCCCTTATGGATGCAGGCATAACCTTAAGGAAAGAATGGGTAGTAGAAAGTGCGATGGCCGTCGAAGATGGGAGCGACGCCATGCGCCGAATTATGGATAGCGGGGAGTTACCTACTGCGGTGTTTTGCTCTACAGATTGGATGGCAGTTGGAGCCATGAATCATTTAACCGATAACGGTCTACGGGTGCCAGCTGATGTCGCCGTGTTCGGTTTTGATAACAGCTTCATTGCCTCTATCGTTCGACCTAAGCTTTCCTCGGTTGAATACTCTGGAACGGAGATTGGGATGACCGCCACCCGAACCTTAATCAAGCTGATTAAAGGGGAGACCGTTGTGCCGCATCATGCAAATGTGGCTCATTATTTGGCTATTCGGGAAAGTACGGGTTAG
- a CDS encoding NAD-dependent epimerase/dehydratase family protein, protein MRKILILGGTRFFGKRLVERLLEDSKNEVTILTRGETSDPFGDLIHRIQVDRSQPEAFAQALGDTSWDVVYDNICFSPDEADQARRIFDGKTTRYILTSSLSVYDFSEQALTEEVFDPETHPIRYGGRNDFTYQEGKRLAEAVLIQQANFPVAAVRFPIVLGTDDYTRRLHFHIEHVRNELPIGIPNPDANICFIRSDEAADFLYWLGNSTVTGPLNACSDGTVSIKELISLIEKETRKQAVIQSETADAHNSPFGITQSWFMDTAKAQSEGYKFLTLSDWLPELVSTLNQTYED, encoded by the coding sequence ATGAGGAAGATTCTTATTTTAGGCGGCACACGCTTTTTTGGGAAACGTTTGGTCGAGCGTCTGCTTGAGGATTCTAAGAACGAAGTAACCATATTAACGCGCGGGGAAACAAGCGACCCTTTTGGCGATCTGATTCACCGGATACAGGTGGATCGGTCTCAACCGGAGGCCTTCGCTCAAGCATTAGGTGATACGAGTTGGGATGTAGTTTACGATAATATTTGTTTTTCACCTGATGAAGCGGATCAGGCGCGCCGTATTTTTGACGGCAAAACCACACGTTACATACTGACTTCAAGTTTATCTGTTTATGATTTCAGTGAGCAAGCGCTGACGGAAGAGGTGTTCGATCCTGAAACGCACCCTATTCGTTATGGAGGACGAAATGACTTCACCTATCAGGAGGGGAAAAGACTGGCGGAAGCCGTCCTTATCCAACAAGCTAACTTCCCTGTAGCCGCTGTCCGCTTTCCGATTGTTCTGGGAACTGACGATTATACACGAAGACTCCATTTTCATATCGAACATGTACGTAACGAGCTGCCCATCGGGATTCCGAATCCAGATGCAAATATCTGTTTTATCCGTTCGGACGAAGCCGCTGATTTTCTGTATTGGCTTGGCAACTCGACGGTGACGGGTCCTCTCAACGCTTGCTCAGACGGTACGGTTAGTATTAAGGAGCTTATCTCGCTGATTGAAAAAGAGACCAGAAAACAAGCCGTCATTCAAAGCGAAACAGCGGATGCGCATAATTCTCCATTCGGGATCACACAATCCTGGTTTATGGATACAGCTAAAGCTCAATCGGAGGGATACAAGTTTCTCACTCTAAGCGACTGGCTCCCAGAGTTAGTTAGCACCCTAAATCAAACTTACGAGGACTAA